A region of Allocoleopsis franciscana PCC 7113 DNA encodes the following proteins:
- a CDS encoding phosphate ABC transporter ATP-binding protein: protein MDGSALVTSEDYTTLNTPEPIETIPNGNANGIHESPQFSDLPHPLIQTEQLSLHYGEKPIFADVTLPIHEGCITALVGPSGCGKTSFLSCLNRLTDLIPRCRVSGHIRMGLLNVLDAKIDAIALRRRVGMIFQKPNPFPLSIWKNLALPLREHGIKNREQVDQIIESTLEDVGLWDEVKDRLNAPALALSGGQQQRLCIARALVLKPEVLLLDEPCSALDPISSGVVEDLIARLRGRYTQLIVTHNLAQARRIADYAALFWVQDGVGRLIEYGCVQQMFEAPQEALTAAYVNGIRG, encoded by the coding sequence ATGGATGGCTCAGCATTGGTTACATCGGAGGATTACACTACTTTGAATACACCTGAACCCATAGAGACAATACCCAACGGCAACGCCAATGGCATACATGAATCTCCCCAATTTTCCGACTTGCCTCACCCCTTGATTCAGACTGAGCAATTAAGTTTGCACTATGGGGAGAAACCGATCTTCGCAGATGTAACGTTACCGATTCATGAGGGTTGCATTACGGCGTTGGTTGGGCCTTCTGGCTGTGGTAAAACTAGTTTTTTAAGCTGCCTCAATCGCCTGACTGACTTGATTCCCCGATGCCGTGTATCGGGACACATTCGGATGGGTTTACTGAATGTACTCGATGCCAAGATAGATGCGATCGCACTCCGTCGCCGTGTCGGTATGATCTTCCAAAAGCCCAACCCCTTCCCCCTATCAATTTGGAAGAATCTGGCATTACCGCTACGAGAGCACGGCATTAAAAACCGCGAACAAGTCGATCAAATTATAGAATCAACTCTAGAAGATGTGGGCTTGTGGGACGAGGTAAAAGACCGACTGAATGCCCCTGCCCTCGCCCTCTCCGGCGGACAGCAACAGCGATTGTGTATTGCCAGGGCTTTGGTCTTGAAACCTGAAGTCTTGTTATTAGATGAACCTTGTAGTGCTCTCGATCCGATTTCCAGCGGTGTAGTGGAGGATTTGATTGCCCGTTTGCGGGGACGTTACACCCAACTCATTGTTACCCATAACTTAGCCCAAGCGCGTAGAATTGCGGACTATGCTGCCCTCTTTTGGGTTCAAGATGGGGTTGGGCGATTGATTGAATATGGATGTGTTCAGCAGATGTTTGAAGCACCGCAGGAAGCTTTAACAGCAGCTTATGTGAACGGGATAAGAGGTTAA
- the pstA gene encoding phosphate ABC transporter permease PstA, protein MTETGVRSRRGGASVPALESGIGRQKSRLATVYSLLPTVVVWAIAILVTAVFLWILSDIIWHGAGQLSWEFLTAAPENAGRRGGIGPILVSTLLILGVCMAVSVPIGIGTAVLLAEFTSEESFFGRLVRRSLDVLAGVPSIVFGLFGNAFFCNVLGLGFSILSGGLTLACMVLPILIRATEEGFRAVPNHYRLSAAALGFSRTTTLWHLLLPAAVPGLMVGLVLGMGRAIAETAALIFTSGYVDRMPESLLDSGRALSIHIFDLSMNVAGGDKNAYASALVLLVVLLLINGTAAWMAQHWLHRRITLL, encoded by the coding sequence ATGACTGAAACGGGAGTCAGGAGTCGTAGGGGCGGTGCCTCCGTGCCCGCCCTAGAGTCAGGAATCGGGAGACAAAAGAGTCGTCTTGCCACTGTCTACTCTTTACTGCCTACAGTTGTGGTTTGGGCGATCGCTATTTTAGTAACCGCCGTCTTCCTCTGGATACTGAGTGACATTATTTGGCATGGTGCGGGACAACTTTCCTGGGAGTTTCTCACAGCTGCACCGGAGAATGCGGGACGCCGGGGAGGTATTGGTCCCATTCTTGTCTCCACTCTTCTAATTCTGGGTGTTTGCATGGCGGTTTCCGTTCCCATTGGGATAGGTACGGCTGTACTGCTAGCGGAATTCACCTCGGAGGAAAGTTTTTTCGGGCGTCTGGTACGTCGCAGTTTGGATGTTCTGGCAGGTGTGCCGTCGATTGTCTTTGGGTTGTTTGGGAATGCCTTCTTCTGCAACGTGCTAGGACTAGGGTTCTCGATTTTGTCCGGTGGATTAACGCTGGCGTGTATGGTGCTGCCGATTCTAATTCGTGCGACAGAAGAGGGGTTTCGTGCTGTTCCTAACCATTATCGGCTCTCAGCAGCGGCTTTAGGCTTTTCGCGCACGACGACGTTGTGGCACTTGCTTTTACCTGCGGCGGTTCCGGGACTTATGGTGGGATTGGTGCTAGGAATGGGCCGTGCGATCGCAGAAACAGCCGCCCTCATCTTCACCAGTGGCTACGTAGATCGGATGCCGGAGTCTCTACTCGATTCTGGACGTGCCCTTTCCATTCACATTTTCGATCTTTCGATGAATGTTGCTGGAGGGGATAAAAATGCCTATGCATCAGCTTTAGTGCTGCTGGTTGTGTTGCTGCTGATTAATGGCACAGCAGCATGGATGGCTCAGCATTGGTTACATCGGAGGATTACACTACTTTGA
- the pstC gene encoding phosphate ABC transporter permease subunit PstC, whose amino-acid sequence MSPYQSDQILIWTLRGCAVVAGAIVILIVVFLGLEALPVLQNVGLLRFFTDASWNPAEGLYNLTPMLWGTLLAMAGSVLVATPLGILSAVFCHYYAPPTIAGLYRRLIELLAGIPSVVYGFWGLVVLVPIIGRIQPPGTSLLAGIAILTIMILPTVALMADASLAKVPPEYLRGASALGFSRWGMIWGVVFPAAKSGLFTGVILETGRAIGETMAILMVCGNVVQTPKSLFEPMRTLTANIALEMAYATGNHRSALFVSGLVLMALIVALVVAAEGISKGRIYD is encoded by the coding sequence TTGTCTCCCTATCAAAGTGACCAAATCCTCATCTGGACGCTGCGGGGATGTGCGGTTGTTGCGGGTGCGATCGTCATTTTGATTGTGGTGTTTCTAGGGTTGGAAGCGCTGCCAGTTTTGCAAAACGTCGGACTATTGCGCTTCTTCACTGATGCATCCTGGAATCCCGCAGAAGGACTCTACAACCTCACCCCCATGCTTTGGGGCACCCTCTTGGCAATGGCGGGTTCAGTGCTGGTAGCGACACCATTGGGGATTTTATCTGCTGTCTTCTGCCACTACTATGCTCCTCCCACGATTGCCGGACTCTATCGACGGCTGATCGAGTTACTGGCGGGAATTCCCTCCGTCGTTTACGGATTCTGGGGTTTGGTCGTATTGGTGCCGATTATTGGACGCATCCAACCGCCGGGAACCAGTCTCTTAGCTGGGATTGCTATCCTCACGATTATGATTTTGCCTACAGTCGCACTCATGGCAGATGCCAGCCTCGCCAAGGTTCCTCCAGAATACCTGCGGGGTGCGTCGGCGCTGGGATTCTCCCGGTGGGGAATGATTTGGGGGGTTGTTTTTCCTGCTGCCAAATCGGGACTGTTCACGGGGGTGATTCTAGAAACAGGTCGCGCTATTGGTGAAACAATGGCAATTTTGATGGTTTGCGGCAATGTCGTGCAAACTCCTAAGAGTCTATTTGAACCGATGCGGACACTCACCGCCAATATTGCCCTAGAAATGGCTTATGCAACAGGTAATCATCGTTCAGCACTCTTTGTCAGTGGATTGGTGCTGATGGCGCTGATTGTGGCACTGGTTGTTGCGGCTGAGGGAATCAGCAAGGGGAGAATTTATGACTGA
- a CDS encoding phosphate ABC transporter substrate-binding protein: protein MKNFRILASLSMSLAVCMGLQSCTKPPEASTQSSDKLQGKLVLTGSSTVAPLASEIGKRFEAEHSAVRVDVQSGGSSRGITDARKGLANIGMVSRALKEDEKDLQAFTIARDGVTIILHKDNPVQSLSDRQVVDIYTGKIGNWKQVGGKDAPITVVNKAEGRSTLELFTNYFKLKNSDIKAQVVIGDNEQGIKTVAGNPNAIGYVSIGTAEYGSSNGVPIKLLPVNGVAATTANVQNETFPISRPLNLVMKTQPQGLEKEFVDFARSPKVQNIVKEQNFVSLSK from the coding sequence ATGAAAAACTTCCGAATACTGGCATCGCTTTCCATGAGTTTGGCGGTTTGTATGGGGTTACAATCCTGTACTAAGCCCCCAGAAGCATCAACACAGTCCAGTGATAAATTACAGGGCAAGCTAGTATTAACCGGCTCCAGCACAGTTGCACCTCTAGCCTCCGAAATTGGCAAGCGCTTTGAGGCTGAACATTCCGCTGTACGGGTGGATGTGCAGAGTGGTGGTTCCTCTCGCGGCATTACGGATGCTCGCAAAGGACTAGCTAACATTGGTATGGTTTCTCGCGCTCTCAAGGAGGACGAAAAAGACCTTCAAGCGTTTACGATCGCTCGTGATGGTGTGACAATCATCCTTCACAAAGATAATCCAGTACAGTCCCTGAGCGATCGCCAAGTTGTTGATATTTACACAGGCAAGATTGGCAACTGGAAGCAGGTAGGAGGCAAGGATGCTCCTATCACTGTAGTCAATAAAGCTGAGGGACGCTCCACGCTAGAACTGTTTACGAACTACTTCAAGCTCAAGAATAGTGACATCAAAGCTCAAGTGGTGATTGGTGACAATGAGCAGGGAATTAAGACAGTTGCGGGTAATCCCAACGCGATCGGATACGTGTCGATTGGGACAGCGGAATATGGCTCTAGCAACGGTGTTCCTATCAAGCTACTGCCTGTTAATGGAGTAGCCGCTACTACAGCAAATGTGCAAAACGAGACGTTTCCTATTTCCCGTCCCCTCAACTTGGTGATGAAAACTCAACCTCAAGGGTTGGAGAAGGAATTTGTTGATTTCGCACGATCGCCAAAGGTACAGAACATTGTCAAAGAGCAGAATTTTGTCTCCCTATCAAAGTGA
- a CDS encoding AMIN domain-containing protein, with protein MPANADVVKVTDVQLKPTADGLEVILETASRASPQPKTSSENQTLLIDLSNAQLNLRGGGEFHSENPVEGITFCNSNFPVC; from the coding sequence ATGCCTGCCAACGCAGATGTCGTAAAAGTGACAGACGTGCAGCTCAAACCAACCGCCGATGGTCTAGAGGTGATTTTAGAGACGGCTTCACGAGCATCACCCCAACCTAAAACCTCCAGCGAGAACCAGACCTTGTTGATTGACTTGAGCAATGCTCAGTTGAACTTACGAGGCGGTGGGGAGTTTCACTCCGAAAACCCAGTTGAGGGCATCACTTTCTGTAACAGTAACTTCCCTGTCTGCTAA
- a CDS encoding XisH family protein has translation MPQRDAIHNIIKQALIKEGWEITDDPYVISYGERFLFIDLAARLDALNGIAGRFIGARRGSSRIAVEIKEFRGNSAIADLEQAIGQYVLYRLLLEQVDRERELYLAVADTTFDGIFSEPIGDLVMRELPMKLLIVDVEAVEVKRWIPARESGTL, from the coding sequence ATGCCTCAGCGAGACGCGATTCATAACATCATCAAGCAAGCTCTCATCAAGGAGGGTTGGGAAATCACGGACGATCCCTATGTCATATCGTATGGTGAGCGATTTCTCTTTATCGACTTGGCAGCAAGGTTAGATGCGCTCAATGGTATTGCAGGACGCTTTATCGGTGCTAGACGCGGTAGCAGTCGAATTGCCGTTGAAATTAAGGAGTTTCGAGGCAACTCGGCAATTGCTGATTTGGAGCAAGCGATTGGTCAATATGTTCTTTATCGATTACTCCTCGAACAGGTTGATCGAGAGCGTGAGTTGTATCTCGCTGTTGCAGACACAACCTTTGACGGGATTTTCAGCGAACCGATTGGTGATTTGGTGATGCGTGAGTTACCAATGAAATTGCTTATTGTAGATGTAGAGGCGGTAGAGGTGAAGCGATGGATACCAGCACGAGAGAGCGGGACATTGTAA
- a CDS encoding XisI protein: MDTSTRERDIVKQVIQRYAQFKPSHGHIRLDTVFDDTQNRYALMQVGWDRGRRVRGNLIYVTLSEGKVWVEYDGMEQGITKDLIAAGIPPERIVLAFLPEEQTAATA; the protein is encoded by the coding sequence ATGGATACCAGCACGAGAGAGCGGGACATTGTAAAGCAGGTGATTCAACGATACGCCCAGTTCAAACCTTCTCATGGCCATATTCGACTCGACACGGTATTTGACGACACGCAAAACCGCTATGCACTAATGCAAGTGGGTTGGGATAGAGGACGACGGGTTAGGGGAAATTTGATTTATGTGACTTTGAGTGAGGGTAAGGTTTGGGTGGAATATGACGGGATGGAACAGGGAATTACTAAAGATCTAATTGCCGCAGGTATCCCTCCAGAGCGAATTGTTCTTGCATTTCTCCCTGAAGAGCAAACTGCTGCAACTGCCTAA
- a CDS encoding Uma2 family endonuclease, with the protein MEDPIYEKAKGYYYKGHMRIEMLPVSFDHGQDHVVIILAVNLFAAIKGIPLRGLDTTTLRKPGVRECQPDVSYYVGDNEALLRSADRVQAIPSSTGIVNLDQNPAPNLVIEVAKTSLLDDIGTKRALYEELGVAEYWVVDVQNTQILAYAIAEQGSQRIQVMIETHSEILVNRLGQLVSEGKISPDEINIVLFEPSDKLGGVTIRNSQFNSDGYLLNWPLGFFEMELV; encoded by the coding sequence ATTGAAGACCCAATTTATGAGAAGGCAAAGGGCTACTACTACAAGGGTCACATGAGGATTGAGATGTTGCCAGTTAGTTTTGATCATGGACAAGATCATGTTGTAATTATTCTGGCAGTTAATTTGTTTGCAGCAATTAAAGGTATTCCGTTAAGAGGTTTAGACACCACTACTCTTCGTAAACCAGGTGTTAGGGAATGTCAGCCGGATGTGTCTTATTACGTTGGCGATAACGAAGCGCTGCTGCGAAGCGCAGATCGCGTTCAGGCTATCCCATCAAGTACGGGGATTGTTAATCTTGATCAGAATCCAGCACCAAATTTAGTTATTGAGGTTGCTAAAACGTCGTTGCTGGATGATATAGGAACTAAACGGGCACTGTATGAAGAGTTGGGTGTGGCTGAGTATTGGGTGGTAGATGTGCAAAATACCCAAATTCTCGCCTATGCCATTGCAGAGCAGGGAAGTCAACGGATTCAGGTAATGATTGAAACCCATAGTGAAATATTGGTAAATCGCCTAGGACAATTAGTTTCTGAAGGTAAAATATCTCCTGATGAAATCAACATTGTTTTATTTGAACCATCCGATAAACTAGGAGGAGTAACAATAAGAAACTCTCAATTCAATTCAGATGGGTATCTTTTAAACTGGCCGCTAGGTTTTTTCGAGATGGAACTTGTATAA
- a CDS encoding ExbD/TolR family protein: MRLPDEVDRPGEINIVPMIDVIFSILAFFIISTLYLTRSEGLPVNLPSASTAKSQPSTKITVTIQPDGVLALNRKPIQLEALEDSVRSLVETNSESLVIVNADEKVDHGRVVSVMDRLRRVKGAKLAIAAQR; this comes from the coding sequence ATGCGGCTTCCCGATGAGGTAGACAGGCCAGGAGAAATCAACATTGTGCCGATGATTGATGTGATTTTCTCGATACTGGCATTTTTCATTATTTCAACACTGTATTTAACCCGTTCGGAAGGGTTACCCGTGAATTTACCCAGTGCCTCAACTGCAAAATCTCAGCCGAGTACCAAAATTACGGTGACGATTCAGCCAGATGGAGTGTTGGCTCTCAACCGTAAACCGATTCAGTTGGAGGCTCTTGAAGACTCGGTACGCTCTTTGGTAGAGACGAATTCTGAATCACTGGTGATTGTCAATGCAGATGAAAAAGTCGATCATGGTCGGGTGGTGAGTGTGATGGATCGTTTGCGTCGAGTTAAGGGCGCTAAACTGGCGATCGCTGCTCAAAGATAG
- a CDS encoding MotA/TolQ/ExbB proton channel family protein gives MSIVNFFKAGGIVAWPLLVFSLASVALIAERLLFWFRVNRRQRRVVRDALKMYQQNPRNAINYLQQNADLPIAKIFLEALELDRPNPEEFRIALESAAQAELPTLKRFNSVFDTIVGISPLLGLLGTILGLMTAFSSLKIGDVGGSRTTGVTGGISEALVSTVMGLVVAIFTLFFANMFRSFYQRQLALIQEYGGQLELLYRRQYEQGRDVYAASR, from the coding sequence ATGTCAATTGTTAATTTTTTTAAGGCGGGTGGAATCGTCGCTTGGCCGCTTTTGGTCTTTTCCCTGGCGTCTGTTGCCCTGATTGCTGAGCGATTGCTGTTTTGGTTTCGGGTGAATCGTCGGCAGCGTCGAGTTGTCAGAGATGCGCTGAAGATGTACCAACAGAACCCAAGAAATGCGATTAACTACCTACAGCAGAATGCTGACTTGCCCATTGCCAAGATTTTCTTGGAAGCCTTAGAACTAGACCGCCCCAATCCTGAGGAATTTCGCATTGCCTTAGAAAGTGCGGCACAAGCTGAACTGCCAACATTAAAGCGTTTTAACAGCGTTTTTGATACGATTGTTGGAATTTCGCCATTATTGGGTCTTTTAGGCACGATTTTGGGCTTGATGACGGCTTTTTCTTCCTTGAAGATTGGTGATGTTGGGGGTAGCCGCACGACGGGAGTTACTGGAGGAATTAGTGAGGCTCTCGTCTCAACGGTGATGGGGTTGGTTGTGGCAATCTTCACCCTGTTTTTCGCCAATATGTTCCGTTCTTTTTATCAGCGACAGCTAGCGTTAATTCAGGAGTACGGTGGTCAGTTAGAACTGCTTTATCGTCGTCAATACGAACAAGGGAGAGATGTCTATGCGGCTTCCCGATGA